In Methanomassiliicoccales archaeon, a genomic segment contains:
- a CDS encoding HgcAB-associated protein: protein PVDRLTAYPIATGVQRRLLSTPTTYAEWCSDPRKYAEGFIAGQKAMDYDFAIGLMDLSVCAGDFGAGVRMDEQNTPFVVDPLVKKPEDYETKFANTPDVNKGRSHVILEGTRIFAERLGKEVITAGFLEGPLLILTQSAGAEKVFMDMYNNRSAVHKALKDITAFDAEMVKGFGRAKPAGLVWDYLWASYSCLGDQEYEEFESQYARGLNKLTADNGMAFCVHNCADLPHLDTQIKAFKPAIYSMAWYPLIPGSPSAKETIMKGYADACLVAGNIDPQAFVRFSTEKIERTTVNLLQEVKTALCAKGLHSRYIVASGCEVPPSLSTKLENIKTVVDTTKKYGEISEYSNRGNCILRQIKMTTKRAGKCCAPSVTENGYRVESVVGIDERGQMVLPKDVRSKMGIEADDKLAIALSYKEGKVCCIHIFKADKLEDRVKEVAGLMPGMSSR from the coding sequence AGCCGGTCGACCGTCTCACGGCCTATCCGATCGCCACCGGCGTGCAGCGCAGGCTGCTGAGCACCCCGACCACCTACGCCGAATGGTGCTCTGACCCAAGGAAGTACGCGGAAGGCTTCATAGCCGGACAGAAGGCCATGGACTACGACTTCGCCATCGGACTGATGGACCTGTCCGTGTGCGCCGGGGACTTTGGCGCCGGCGTGCGCATGGACGAGCAGAACACTCCGTTCGTGGTGGACCCGCTGGTCAAGAAGCCGGAGGACTACGAGACGAAGTTCGCCAACACGCCGGACGTGAACAAGGGACGCAGCCACGTCATCCTCGAAGGCACGAGGATATTCGCGGAGAGACTGGGGAAAGAGGTCATCACGGCCGGGTTCCTGGAGGGACCGCTGCTGATCCTCACCCAGAGCGCCGGAGCGGAGAAGGTCTTCATGGACATGTACAACAACCGCTCCGCGGTGCATAAAGCGCTCAAGGACATCACCGCCTTCGATGCCGAGATGGTCAAGGGCTTCGGTCGCGCCAAGCCGGCCGGCCTGGTCTGGGACTATCTCTGGGCCTCTTACTCCTGTCTGGGAGACCAGGAGTACGAGGAGTTCGAGTCGCAGTACGCCCGCGGCCTGAACAAGCTCACGGCGGACAACGGCATGGCCTTCTGCGTACACAACTGCGCCGACCTGCCGCACCTGGACACGCAGATCAAAGCCTTCAAGCCGGCCATCTACAGCATGGCCTGGTATCCGCTGATACCGGGGTCGCCCTCCGCCAAGGAGACGATCATGAAGGGCTACGCCGACGCCTGCCTGGTGGCGGGCAACATCGATCCGCAGGCCTTCGTGCGCTTCTCCACCGAGAAGATCGAGCGGACCACCGTGAACCTGCTGCAGGAGGTCAAGACCGCGCTCTGCGCCAAGGGCTTGCACTCCCGCTACATCGTAGCCTCGGGCTGCGAAGTGCCCCCGTCGCTGTCGACCAAGCTGGAGAACATCAAGACGGTCGTGGACACGACGAAGAAATACGGTGAAATATCAGAATATTCAAATAGAGGGAATTGCATTCTCCGGCAGATCAAGATGACCACAAAGAGAGCGGGCAAGTGCTGCGCCCCTTCGGTGACAGAGAACGGCTACCGGGTGGAATCGGTGGTGGGCATCGACGAACGAGGACAGATGGTCCTTCCCAAGGACGTGCGGTCCAAAATGGGAATCGAGGCGGACGACAAACTAGCAATCGCTCTTTCCTACAAAGAGGGGAAGGTGTGCTGTATCCATATCTTCAAGGCAGACAAGCTCGAGGACCGTGTCAAGGAAGTGGCCGGGCTGATGCCCGGGATGAGTAGCAGGTGA